GAGGGGTGGCGCATGCTGGACGCCGCGCGCCGGGCGCCGCACCTGGTCGCCCAGCTCGTTCCGGCGCCCCATACGCTCGAGGTGGATGCGACCCTCCAGGCGCTCCTGGCCGAGGGCTACGTGGGCGGGGTGCTCGCCATCGAGCTCCAGGCGGCCCAGGGTCGCTTCGTCGAGCCGGAGGAGCCGCTACACTGGCGCCACGACGCTTCGGTCAGCGGGCTCAACATCCTCAACATGGGCATCTGGTACGAGGCGATGATGCGCTGGCTGGGCCCCGCGCGCCGGGTGATGGCGGTGACGAAGGTCGCGGTCCCGCGGCGCCGCGACGCCGGCGGCACCTGGCACGAGGTGCGGGTCCCTGATCACGTCGACATCCTGGCCACGCTGGCGGGCGGCGCCGTCGCCCACCTCCGGTTCAGCGCGGTGACGGCCCTGGCGCCGCCGAGCGAGGTCTGGATCTTCGGGACCGACGGCACGCTCCGACTCGAGGCCGACGCCAGGCGCCTCTGGGGCGGACGGCGCGGCGATCGCGAGCTCCGGGAGGTCCCGATCCCCGCCGAGCGGCGGATCGGCTGGCGCGTCGAGGAGGAGTTCGTCAACGCGATCCGCGGGCACGAGCAGGTCTCGCGCACGACGTTCGAGGACGGCGTGCGCTACATGGAGTTCACCGAGGCCGTGGCCCGGAGCGCCGCCCTCGGCCAGGCCGTCGACGTTGCCGTCCTCTGACCCGTCCGAGCAGCGCAAGAGGGTGCTCTTCATCACGCACCAGATCGACGAAGCAGTGTACCTGGCCGACCGCGTGGTGGTCTTCTCGGCGCGCCCAGCGGTGGTGAAGGCCACCATTCGGGTGGACATCCCGCGCCCCCGCCCGCTCTCCGTGAAGCGCCAGCCGGCCCTGCTCGCGTGCGTGGACGAGATCTGGCGCATGGTCGAGGAGGAGGTCCGCAGCGGGATGGTGCCGCGCGCCTCAGCGAGGGGTCGCGCGCTGCAGCGCGCGCGCCTATCGCTTCTCCATCGCGAATTCGAGGGAGAGCTCGTCTTTACCGTCGGGGGAGAGCGTCACCGTGAATCGCGTGACGTCCGGATCGAGCGGCGGGAAATACAGGAACCCTTCCATCCGGCTACCGGCGGCGATCTCGCCACCCCGAAATGCCCGCGTCAGCACCTCGGCGTACGCTGAGTACCCTCCGCCGACCGGGACGCCGACCCCGACGCCGCCGCCCACGCCCCCGCTGCCACCGCCAACTCCGATGGAGAAGAGCGGGCCGCCTCCCCATCCCCCCCGGCCGCTCAGGGCGAGGTGGTGCGCCTGCTCCGGCGTCAGGAAGCTCCACTGGCGCCGCGTGGAGTCCGTGAGCGTGATGCGTTCCGGCGGGAGCCGCACCGGACGGGACGTAACGTTCTCCACCACGAGATAGAACGGCAGGAGCGCACGGTCCAGGTCTCTGGGTTCGTACTTCCACGCATCCACCGTCACCGTCGCGCGTATTCCCCCGCGCTCCACGGCGATGCGCCGTCCGTCATCCGTCGCGCCGGGTCCCACCGCCAGAGGCTTCGCCCGCGCCGCGCATCCCGGCAAGACGACGACGAGCGAGAGCAGAGCAGCTAGCCCGAGCCGTGACATCGAGACCGAAGGCCTCAGCCAATGCATGGCCGCCACCCCTCCACTCGAGAGAGTGTATCACTCGCTCTTTTCGGCCGATGCGTCCGCCGTCACCACGTAGCGCAGCGGGCCTCCGGGTCTGACGGCGTCGAACGGGTAGCAGGTCAGCAACACCAGGGCGGCCGGGCCATCTCCGCTCCGGATGACAGCGGAGCCCGAGTGAACCACCGTCACCTCTCGCACGCGAAACCGTGAGCGGGGACGGCCCGGCGCCTCCACGAGGATCTCGTCGCCCGGCTGCACGCGTTTGAGAAAGCGGAAGTGGGTATCGCGGTGTCCCGTCACGATCGCCACGCCGGGCAGACCCGGCGGGGGGCTGCCCGGCGCGTGGCCGGGCCCGAACGCCAGCGTGCGGCCGCTCACGCCGGCCAGGACGATGAGATCGACGCCGTGGGCCGGCGCCTGCAACCTCGCCACCGGCCACGTGTCGGCCCAGGGCCAGGGCTTTGCCTCCGGCTCGCCCGCGAGTGTCCGCGCCCACGCCCGCTGCAGCAGGTGCTGGGCCGCCCGGGCCTTGAGGGAGATCCACGCGCCCTGGCCGAGCTGCCCGACCCCGAGCCCGACCAGGACGGTCACGATCGCGACGCGAAGCGCCCTACCTCGCATGCCGGCCCGTCTCGGCCGGGCGAACGTGAGGTCGAGCCGCCGACAGATGCCGAGCGCGGTCGCGAGCAGCAGCGCGCCAAGGCCGAGCACGACGTGGAGCGGTCCGGCGCTCGCCCCCTGACCCAACCCGAAGACCGCGTGGTAGTCCCACCCGGCCGGAAGGCTGGTCTTGAGCGCGTGCGGGTGGAGGCGCGCGTCTGGGGGCCGGACGGGGGTGACGTCGACCGCGACGAGACTGGTGTAAGCGCTGACCAGATGATGGGTGAGGGCGACGGCGATCACGGCGTGTCGGATGTCGTCGTCCGGCGCGCCGGCGCGTCGCTGGTCCATGAGCTCGGCGATCTTCGCCCGCGCCCACTGCACCGACAGTCCCGCGCCGTCGGCCGCCCGGTGGAGCGCCAGCTCGTGCTCCCACTCACTCGCTCCGAAGCGGCCATGCAGCACCGCGTGTGACGGCAACGTCCGGGCCTTGAGGGCGACCAGCACCGGCTCGCCGAGGTAGAGGTCGGGAATCCGAGCGGGCAGGACCTCGGCGTCGATGCTGGCAAGGTCGAGGCGCACGTCGGTCAGCGCCGGCGACTCCAGCTTTCGGAAGAGCGCGATCATCTTCTGCTGCACCTCGGCCGGGCTGCCGATGTAGGTGAACGTCCCGCGGCCCAGCCGGGCGGCCTCCCGCATGAAGTGGCTGTTGGGGGCGGAGCCGATGCCGATGGTGAACAGGCGGCTTCCCCCCAAGCGCTCCCGGATGGCCTCGAAGAGCTGCCCCTCGTTGCCGACCGCGCCGTCCGTCAGGAAGATGACCTGGCGCAGCCGGCCGGACTCCTCCTGGCCGTCGAGCGCGCTCAGGAGGGCCGGCAGCATCTCGGTTCCGCCCTGGGCCCGGATGCGGTCCACGTACCGTTCCGCCTCCCGCACGTTCTGCGGGCTCGCGGGCCGGGCGCCCGGGAACAGGCGATCGGTCTGGTGGTTGAAGCGCACGACGTTGAAGGTGTCCGTGGGCCCGAGCCGTGTCAGCGCGAGCTTCAGCGCGGCCTTGGCCTGCTCGATGGACGCGCCCTCCATCGAGCCCGAGGTGTCGATGACGAAGATCGCCTCGCGCGGCAGCCGCCGCTCGAGGACGGTCGGCCCCGGCGGCATCACCATCAACAGCGCGTACACCTCGTCGCCCTTGGACTCTGTGAGCAGGACGGCCGCCGGCGCCGCCCCCGCCACGGGCTGCCACACCAGCTCGAAGTCCCGATCGGCGGGGACGCTGAACTGATCGAGCGTGATCTCGTACCGACCGGCGCTCAGCGGGGTCGTGTGGATCCGGTGATAGGGGGATTCGAGCCCCGCCAGCGGCACGCCGGCGTCGAGCTCGATGCGCAGGCTGACCGGGTTGATCGGCCCTCGGTCCGGGCGCTGGACCGGCGGAGTGATCCGCGAGGCGTCCGGCACGGCGTCCGTGTCCGCCGCCCATCCCGGACCACCGTCCGTCGGCGCCGGCACCCCCGGGATGTAGCGGGGGCCCACGACCATCGGGAAGCGCAGCCGGAACTGCCCGGCGTCGTAGCGGACGGCCTGCTGGTATTCGATCTCGACCACGATCGCCGCGCCGGGTGGGATGTTGGCGATCGAGGTGGTGAAGATGTTCGGCCGCTCCTGCTCGACGAGGCTCGCGCGTTTGCCCTCCTGCTTGGCGTGCTCGTAGGTCGTCTTGGCCGCCGCGCGCTCCTGGATGACCCCTTCGATGAGCCGCTCGCCGACCCGCATGCGCAGGTGGTCCACGGCGGCGTCGTCCGGCAGCGGGAAGACGTACAGACCCTCGGCCCACTCGCTGCTGGGATTGAGGAACTCGTGGCGGACCGTGGCGCGCAGGACCATCCCGGTGACGCGCATCTCGACGTCTGTGTCCAGCACCGGCGCCGGGCCGGGCGTCTGCTGCCCGGCCGTCCGCCAGAGCAGCGTGCCTTCGGTGACGCGACGGGGACGCGCGCCCGCGTCCCCGCCCTGGCCCGCGGCCGGGCCCGCGGGCAGGGCCATGACGACGATCAGGAGCACCAGCAGGGCACCGTTCCGGAGACGTCTCATCGTCGACTCCTCACCGGCCGGTCAGGGGAGAGCGGCGCCGTTCGAGCCCCGGTCGAGCTTCTCGTCGTGCGCGGTCACCGCCCGGGCAGGCGCGGCCGACGCGCGGGCGAGCTTCCGGATCTCGAGGTGCACCCGTCGGTTGAGCCGCTGGCACTCGGGGCGGAGCTCGTCGCACACGGAGCCATCCTGGCCGATGGTGACGACCTTGACCGAGGCCTCGGGGACGCCCAGCTCGACCAGGAACTGCTTGACCGCCTCGGCGCGGCGCCTGGCCAACCCCTTGTTGTACTCGGGCGGCCCCTGACGGTCGGCGTAGCCCTGCACGAGCACCGCCCAGGTATCGGCTCGGTCCATGAGCGCAGCCTTTTCCTCGAGCAGACGGACCGCGTCGGCCCGGAGCCGGGTGCTCTTGAAGTCGAAGTAGACGTCGGCGTGCGTGACCTCGGCGCCCCTCGGCGCCGTCGCCACGGCCCGGGAGGCGGCCGGCGCCGCGGCCGGGGCGGTCGTCGGCGCCCCGGCGGGGGCGGCCGCGACGGCGCGCGGCTTGGCGGCCTCCGCGCCCTTCGAACGGGCCCAGTACGCTGCCACCGTGCCGGCGACGACCATCAGGAGAACCCCGACGAGCAGCGCCACCAGCCCCTTCCCACTCGCGATCCCTGTTGCCTGTTGCCCGGTGTCGACCATGGCTGTTTCCTCCTTGGCCGGAAGAGAAGAGCAACGGGCGAGCCACACCGGCTGCCGGCGCGGAACGAATCGTTTCGCGGACTTGGGCCGACGCCGAGCGC
This Candidatus Methylomirabilota bacterium DNA region includes the following protein-coding sequences:
- a CDS encoding Gfo/Idh/MocA family oxidoreductase, yielding MTDRTIRVGFVGAGKNTRSRHIPGFRALPGIELVAVANRTKESGARVAREFGITTVYEDWRDLVRAGDVDAVCIGTWPYMHCEITLAALAQGKHVLCEARMAMNAAEGWRMLDAARRAPHLVAQLVPAPHTLEVDATLQALLAEGYVGGVLAIELQAAQGRFVEPEEPLHWRHDASVSGLNILNMGIWYEAMMRWLGPARRVMAVTKVAVPRRRDAGGTWHEVRVPDHVDILATLAGGAVAHLRFSAVTALAPPSEVWIFGTDGTLRLEADARRLWGGRRGDRELREVPIPAERRIGWRVEEEFVNAIRGHEQVSRTTFEDGVRYMEFTEAVARSAALGQAVDVAVL
- a CDS encoding marine proteobacterial sortase target protein, which gives rise to MRRLRNGALLVLLIVVMALPAGPAAGQGGDAGARPRRVTEGTLLWRTAGQQTPGPAPVLDTDVEMRVTGMVLRATVRHEFLNPSSEWAEGLYVFPLPDDAAVDHLRMRVGERLIEGVIQERAAAKTTYEHAKQEGKRASLVEQERPNIFTTSIANIPPGAAIVVEIEYQQAVRYDAGQFRLRFPMVVGPRYIPGVPAPTDGGPGWAADTDAVPDASRITPPVQRPDRGPINPVSLRIELDAGVPLAGLESPYHRIHTTPLSAGRYEITLDQFSVPADRDFELVWQPVAGAAPAAVLLTESKGDEVYALLMVMPPGPTVLERRLPREAIFVIDTSGSMEGASIEQAKAALKLALTRLGPTDTFNVVRFNHQTDRLFPGARPASPQNVREAERYVDRIRAQGGTEMLPALLSALDGQEESGRLRQVIFLTDGAVGNEGQLFEAIRERLGGSRLFTIGIGSAPNSHFMREAARLGRGTFTYIGSPAEVQQKMIALFRKLESPALTDVRLDLASIDAEVLPARIPDLYLGEPVLVALKARTLPSHAVLHGRFGASEWEHELALHRAADGAGLSVQWARAKIAELMDQRRAGAPDDDIRHAVIAVALTHHLVSAYTSLVAVDVTPVRPPDARLHPHALKTSLPAGWDYHAVFGLGQGASAGPLHVVLGLGALLLATALGICRRLDLTFARPRRAGMRGRALRVAIVTVLVGLGVGQLGQGAWISLKARAAQHLLQRAWARTLAGEPEAKPWPWADTWPVARLQAPAHGVDLIVLAGVSGRTLAFGPGHAPGSPPPGLPGVAIVTGHRDTHFRFLKRVQPGDEILVEAPGRPRSRFRVREVTVVHSGSAVIRSGDGPAALVLLTCYPFDAVRPGGPLRYVVTADASAEKSE
- a CDS encoding OmpA family protein; translated protein: MVDTGQQATGIASGKGLVALLVGVLLMVVAGTVAAYWARSKGAEAAKPRAVAAAPAGAPTTAPAAAPAASRAVATAPRGAEVTHADVYFDFKSTRLRADAVRLLEEKAALMDRADTWAVLVQGYADRQGPPEYNKGLARRRAEAVKQFLVELGVPEASVKVVTIGQDGSVCDELRPECQRLNRRVHLEIRKLARASAAPARAVTAHDEKLDRGSNGAALP